A section of the Falco biarmicus isolate bFalBia1 chromosome 3, bFalBia1.pri, whole genome shotgun sequence genome encodes:
- the NUP153 gene encoding nuclear pore complex protein Nup153 isoform X4: MASGGGGGGLGGGGKIRTRRYHLGASKPPYARSKQQGIISRVTESVKNMVPGWLQKYFNRNEDECVDANESTNQEENPVNYHHDYANEDNIVIDGRVTPESARINLEEPSTSRSALNFSDVLTRPSLHRSHLNCTILDSSVPHCQPSTSSSLGIGSPGLSLVKEIKDSTSQHDDDNISTTSGFSSRASDKDITVSKNTSAPLLWSTEAERSHSLSQHPAASSKKPAFNLSAFGSPSPSLGNTSVFKTSQLGDSPFYPGKTTYGGAAAAARETKARIAPYQPPVRRQMKAKQASVQSYGVTSSTARRILQSLEKMSSPLADAKRIPSSVSSPLSSPVDRNLLNITSFQSKRKQVTCLVHEGVVDIVFWTVGRLLVLSLTASFWTSCPAVDEQMESQHPPVQKLVTPKAISLSGSRTQYFKPSLTPATDSSKIHQRVDIKHKGMREKSSPAEQRIKPSESSVTHPKFSTPASNGLSAGGGVGGGGGKMRRERGVHYVSKPGQEQEEVEEPVLPKVPLPISTASLPSFNFTFLTSSSVSSSPSTVSTAVMNKVQPASNVGSPVFRFSSPIVKSTEAEVLPPLSMGFTFSVPVVKSAELSGSSDTPVTSFLTLDTATVNSISNKKEKEEEYDGPSKPVKVLKEGSVLDILKSPGFTSVKTHSPTSAQPVTSTVVYTRPAISSFSAVKDTSKQASSFWQSDLHDPCLQNKTTDGKCVTCEAAKVSTVESTKQTISSSPCVASKAAVPTAGTLGFEDKFKTAPNTWDCDTCLVQNKPEATKCIACETPKPGTGVMPALTLPVVTDNSVTVTSSSTSTDTAVTLGFGDKFNKPKGSWDCAVCLVSNKAEDSKCVACQSEKPGSSVPVTSSSVSTFSASSGGFLDLDKFKKPEGSWDCEVCLVQNKAEATKCIACECAKPGTKAEVKGFGTAPVSTNAAMPSFTFGVQSSSSESAHTLGSTGNFKFGEQGSFKFGIASESASSNTVTGGFKFPASSGDFKFGLSSSDSKSDDSKKENKTNSFTFGLPSTSSQAPSTFQFGTASLGQQEKKEEPVLGGFGFGTSSTSSIATNENKTGVSGFTFGTVAEKEGASPAFPFKKSDEKKDDTLSTKGGFSFGSVESAPASQFVLGRTEEKQDSVTSAASLAFGKKADNEELKAQPIFSAGTAEHTKEESTAKPMFNFSFVKPSEKESEQAKPSFAFGAQTSTSDQGAAKPSFSFLSSSSSSTVVPTTSANSSSMFGSTLSSSNPLPVPAPFVFGQPSNTVSSSVFGSSAESAASQSFGFSQENKPATTSSSTGTAHASFLFGPGASSTNAANSGFTFGATTTSSSTGASSSFVFGSGPPAPAAGPAFGATQPPAFGQSQGSSQPSAPSFGSLSTTLFSASAQPAPPAFGAVTSSTQPSVFGQQATPQPGFGSATPSTGSVFQFGSNTSNFNFPSNPRIFTFGANSPALAAPAQPSGSSGFPFSQPAAFTVGTNGKNVFSASGSSVSGRKIKTAVRRRK, translated from the exons ATGGCCtcgggaggcggcggcggcgggctcGGTGGCGGCGGCAAGATCCGGACCCGGCGGTACCACCTGGGCGCCTCGAAGCCTCCCTACGCGAGGAGCAAGCAG caGGGAATCATTAGCAGAGTGACAGAATCAGTGAAAAACATGGTACCAGGATGGTTACAGAAGTATTTCAATAGAAATGAAGATGAATGTGTAGATGCAAATGAATCTACGAACCAGGAAGAGAATCCAGTAAACTATCACCATGATTATGCAAATGAAGATAACATAGTGATTGATGGGAGAGTGACGCCTGAATCAGCAAGAATTAATTTAGAAG AACCATCCACGAGCAGATCTGCATTGAACTTCTCAGATGTGTTAACAAGGCCCTCTCTTCATCGAAGCCATTTGAACTGTACCATATTGGATTCCTCAGTACCACATTGTCAGCCCTCTACATCTTCTTCACTTGGCATTGGCAGTCCTGGACTGTCtcttgtaaaagaaataaaagattctACCTCTCAGCATGACGACGATAACATCTCAACAACCAGTGGCTTCTCCTCTAGAGCATCTGATAAAG ATATCACAGtttcaaaaaatacttcagcacCACTACTCTGGTCCACAGAAGCTGAAAGATCTCATTCTCTCTCACAACATCCTGCAGCTAGCTCTAAAAAACCTGCGTTCAATTTATCTGCTTTTGGATCTCCCTCACCT TCACTTGGAAACACTTCTGTCTTTAAGACAAGCCAGCTTGGGGATTCTCCGTTTTACCCTGGAAAGACCACTTATGGTGgcgcagctgcagcagcaagggagACAAAAGCGCGAATTGCTCCTTATCAG CCACCAGTAAGGAGACAAATGAAAGCGAAACAAGCAAGTGTGCAATCCTATGGCGTGACAAGTTCCACAGCGCGGCGTATCTTGCAGTCACTGGAGAAGATGTCAAGTCCTTTGGCG GATGCTAAAAGGATTCCGTCTTCTGTTTCTAGTCCACTGTCTTCT cCTGTGGACAGGAACTTGCTGAATATTACTAGCTTCCAATCCAAGCGCAAACAG GTCACCTGCTTGGTGCATGAAGGGGTGGTGGATATAGTGTTCTGGACTGTAGGAAGGCTTTTGGtactgtccctcacagcatccttctggacaagcTGTCCAGCTGTGGATGAGCAG ATGGAATCACAGCACCCACCTGTCCAGAAACTCGTGACACCAAAGGCGATCTCTCTGTCAGGGAGTCGGACCCAGTATTTTAAACCATCTCTGACTCCAGCTACTGATTCCAGCAAAATTCACCAGAGGGTGGATATAAAGCACAAA GGCATGAGAGAGAAGAGTTCTCCTGCAGAACAGAGAATAAAACCATCTGAAAG CAGTGTGACCCACCCCAAATTCAGTACTCCTGCATCCAATGGTCtgtctgcaggaggaggagtTGGTGGTGGCGGTGGCAAGATGAGAAGGGAAAGAGGGGTACACTATGTATCAAAACCTGGACAAGAACAAGAG GAAGTGGAGGAACCGGTACTACCAAAAGTACCCCTACCCATCAGTACTGCATCGCTGCCTTCCTTCAACTTTACTTTCCTTACCAGTAGTAGTGTCTCATCATCACCGAGCACTGTTTCCACAGCAGTGATGAACAAG gtaCAACCAGCAAGTAATGTTGGCAGTCCTGTGTTCAGATTTTCATCTCCAATTGTGAAATCTACTGAGGCAGAAGTGCTACCTCCATTGTCT ATGGGGTTTACATTTAGTGTTCCTGTTGTAAAATCAGCAGAGCTTTCTGGATCCAGTGATACACCAGTGACGTCCTTCCTTACTCTAG atactgCCACTGTAAACAGCATCAGcaataagaaggaaaaagaagaagaatacGATGGCCCCTCCAAACCTGTGAAGGTCTTAAAGGAAGGAAGTGTGTTAGACATTCTAAAAAGCCCTG gtTTTACGTCTGTGAAAACACACTCTCCAACATCTGCACAGCCTGTTACAAGCACAGTGGTCTATACAAGGCCTGCAATAAGTAGTTTTTCTGCAGTTAAAGACACCTCTAAACAAGCATCCTCATTTTGGCAGTCTGACCTACATGACCCATGTCTGCAGAACAAAACTACAGATGGCAAATGTGTAACATGCGAAGCTGCTAAAGTGTCCACAGTTGAGAGTACGAAACAGACAATAAGCTCAAGTCCATGTGTCGCCTCTAAGGCAGCCGTCCCTACAGCAGGGACACTGGGCTTTGAAGACAAATTTAAAACAGCACCCAACACATGGGATTGTGATACCTGTCTGGTCCAGAACAAACCTGAAGCTACGAAATGTATAGCATGTGAGACACCAAAGCCTGGAACGGGAGTAATGCCTGCTCTGACATTGCCAGTGGTCACAGACAACTCGGTGACAGTGACATCGTCTTCCACCAGCACTGACACAGCAGTCACTTTGGGGTTTGGAGACAAATTTAACAAGCCAAAAGGCTCTTGGGACTGTGCGGTGTGCCTTGTATCAAATAAGGCAGAAGACAGCAAATGTGTAGCTTGTCAGTCCGAGAAACCAG GGAGTTCAGTGCCTGTCACCAGTAGCAGTGTTTCTAcgttttctgcttcttctggaGGATTTCTGGATTTAGACAAATTCAAAAAGCCCGAAGGAAGCTGGGACTGTGAGGTCTGCTTGGTCCAAAACAAAGCGGAAGCCACAAAATGTATAGCCTGTGAATGTGCAAAGCCAGGCACCAAAGCAGAGGTCAAAG GATTTGGTACTGCTCCTGTGTCCACAAATGCTGCAATGCCATCATTTACCTTTGGTGTCCAGTCGTCCTCCTCTGAATCTGCTCATACGTTGGGTAGCACAGGAAACTTTAAATTTGGAGAACAGGGGAGCTTCAAGTTTGGCATTGCGTCCGAATCTGCATCCTCCAACACTGTGACTGGGGGATTTAAGTTTCCTGCTAGTTCAGGGGACTTCAAATTTGGACTTTCTTCCTCAGACTCTAAATCAGAtgacagtaaaaaagaaaataaaactaacagTTTTACCTTTGGACTTCCATCTACAAGCAGTCAGGCTCCTTCAACATTTCAGTTTGGGACAGCGAGCCTGGGacagcaggagaagaaagaggaacCAGTTTTGGGAGGCTTTGGTTTTGGCACAAGTTCGACTTCTTCCATAGCTACCAATGAGAATAAGACTGGAGTCAGTGGCTTCACTTTTGGAACTGTGGCAGAAAAGGAGGGAGCATCACCTGCGTTTCCATTTAAGAAATCAGATGAGAAAAAGGATGACACCCTTTCAACAAAGGGAGGCTTCTCTTTCGGCAGTGTGGAGTCTGCACCTGCCTCACAGTTTGTTTTGGGAaggacagaagagaaacaggacTCTGTCACTTCTGCTGCTTCACTAGCATTTGGAAAGAAAGCTGACAATGAAGAGTTAAAGGCACAACCTATCTTTTCAGCTGGGACCGCTGAGCATACCAAAGAGGAGAGCACAGCAAAACCTATGttcaatttcagttttgttaaacCATCAGAGAAGGAAAGTGAGCAGGCAAAGCCATCTTTCGCGTTTGGGGCACAAACCAGTACTTCAG ATCAAGGAGCAGCAAAGCCATCCTTCAGCTTCTTGAGCTCTAGTTCCTCCAGCACAGTCGTACCCACCACTTCAGCCAACAGCAGCAGTATGTTTGGCAGCACGCTCTCTTCCTCAAATCCTCTGCCGGTTCCCGCTCCCTTCGTGTTTGGACAACCCAGTAACACTGTGAGCAGCTCTGTTTTTGGCAGTTCCGCAGAATCTGCAGCATCTCAGTCATTTGGCTTCTctcaagaaaacaaaccagcaacCACATCTTCTAGCACTGGCACGGCTCatgcttcatttctctttgGTCCGGGAGCCAGCAGTACCAATGCAGCGAATTCAGGCTTTACCTTTGGAGCCACAACCACATCGAGTTCCACAG GGGCGTCCTCTTCGTTTGTGTTTGGCTCTGGGCCTCCAGCgcctgctgctggcccagcaTTTGGTGCCACTCAGCCACCGGCGTTTGGCCAGAGCCAGGGGTCCAGCCAGCCCAGCGCCCCAAGTTTTGGATCGCTGTCGACAACGTTGTTTTCAGCTAGTGCTcagcctgctcctcctgccttcGGCGCGGTGAcgagcagcacccagccctcgGTGTTCGGGCAGCAAGCGACCCCGCAGCCGGGTTTTGGCTCTGCTACCCCCAGTACCG
- the NUP153 gene encoding nuclear pore complex protein Nup153 isoform X2: MASGGGGGGLGGGGKIRTRRYHLGASKPPYARSKQQGIISRVTESVKNMVPGWLQKYFNRNEDECVDANESTNQEENPVNYHHDYANEDNIVIDGRVTPESARINLEEPSTSRSALNFSDVLTRPSLHRSHLNCTILDSSVPHCQPSTSSSLGIGSPGLSLVKEIKDSTSQHDDDNISTTSGFSSRASDKDITVSKNTSAPLLWSTEAERSHSLSQHPAASSKKPAFNLSAFGSPSPSLGNTSVFKTSQLGDSPFYPGKTTYGGAAAAARETKARIAPYQPPVRRQMKAKQASVQSYGVTSSTARRILQSLEKMSSPLADAKRIPSSVSSPLSSPVDRNLLNITSFQSKRKQVTCLVHEGVVDIVFWTVGRLLVLSLTASFWTSCPAVDEQMESQHPPVQKLVTPKAISLSGSRTQYFKPSLTPATDSSKIHQRVDIKHKGMREKSSPAEQRIKPSESVTHPKFSTPASNGLSAGGGVGGGGGKMRRERGVHYVSKPGQEQEEVEEPVLPKVPLPISTASLPSFNFTFLTSSSVSSSPSTVSTAVMNKVQPASNVGSPVFRFSSPIVKSTEAEVLPPLSQMGFTFSVPVVKSAELSGSSDTPVTSFLTLDTATVNSISNKKEKEEEYDGPSKPVKVLKEGSVLDILKSPGFTSVKTHSPTSAQPVTSTVVYTRPAISSFSAVKDTSKQASSFWQSDLHDPCLQNKTTDGKCVTCEAAKVSTVESTKQTISSSPCVASKAAVPTAGTLGFEDKFKTAPNTWDCDTCLVQNKPEATKCIACETPKPGTGVMPALTLPVVTDNSVTVTSSSTSTDTAVTLGFGDKFNKPKGSWDCAVCLVSNKAEDSKCVACQSEKPGSSVPVTSSSVSTFSASSGGFLDLDKFKKPEGSWDCEVCLVQNKAEATKCIACECAKPGTKAEVKGFGTAPVSTNAAMPSFTFGVQSSSSESAHTLGSTGNFKFGEQGSFKFGIASESASSNTVTGGFKFPASSGDFKFGLSSSDSKSDDSKKENKTNSFTFGLPSTSSQAPSTFQFGTASLGQQEKKEEPVLGGFGFGTSSTSSIATNENKTGVSGFTFGTVAEKEGASPAFPFKKSDEKKDDTLSTKGGFSFGSVESAPASQFVLGRTEEKQDSVTSAASLAFGKKADNEELKAQPIFSAGTAEHTKEESTAKPMFNFSFVKPSEKESEQAKPSFAFGAQTSTSDQGAAKPSFSFLSSSSSSTVVPTTSANSSSMFGSTLSSSNPLPVPAPFVFGQPSNTVSSSVFGSSAESAASQSFGFSQENKPATTSSSTGTAHASFLFGPGASSTNAANSGFTFGATTTSSSTGASSSFVFGSGPPAPAAGPAFGATQPPAFGQSQGSSQPSAPSFGSLSTTLFSASAQPAPPAFGAVTSSTQPSVFGQQATPQPGFGSATPSTGSVFQFGSNTSNFNFPSNPRIFTFGANSPALAAPAQPSGSSGFPFSQPAAFTVGTNGKNVFSASGSSVSGRKIKTAVRRRK, from the exons ATGGCCtcgggaggcggcggcggcgggctcGGTGGCGGCGGCAAGATCCGGACCCGGCGGTACCACCTGGGCGCCTCGAAGCCTCCCTACGCGAGGAGCAAGCAG caGGGAATCATTAGCAGAGTGACAGAATCAGTGAAAAACATGGTACCAGGATGGTTACAGAAGTATTTCAATAGAAATGAAGATGAATGTGTAGATGCAAATGAATCTACGAACCAGGAAGAGAATCCAGTAAACTATCACCATGATTATGCAAATGAAGATAACATAGTGATTGATGGGAGAGTGACGCCTGAATCAGCAAGAATTAATTTAGAAG AACCATCCACGAGCAGATCTGCATTGAACTTCTCAGATGTGTTAACAAGGCCCTCTCTTCATCGAAGCCATTTGAACTGTACCATATTGGATTCCTCAGTACCACATTGTCAGCCCTCTACATCTTCTTCACTTGGCATTGGCAGTCCTGGACTGTCtcttgtaaaagaaataaaagattctACCTCTCAGCATGACGACGATAACATCTCAACAACCAGTGGCTTCTCCTCTAGAGCATCTGATAAAG ATATCACAGtttcaaaaaatacttcagcacCACTACTCTGGTCCACAGAAGCTGAAAGATCTCATTCTCTCTCACAACATCCTGCAGCTAGCTCTAAAAAACCTGCGTTCAATTTATCTGCTTTTGGATCTCCCTCACCT TCACTTGGAAACACTTCTGTCTTTAAGACAAGCCAGCTTGGGGATTCTCCGTTTTACCCTGGAAAGACCACTTATGGTGgcgcagctgcagcagcaagggagACAAAAGCGCGAATTGCTCCTTATCAG CCACCAGTAAGGAGACAAATGAAAGCGAAACAAGCAAGTGTGCAATCCTATGGCGTGACAAGTTCCACAGCGCGGCGTATCTTGCAGTCACTGGAGAAGATGTCAAGTCCTTTGGCG GATGCTAAAAGGATTCCGTCTTCTGTTTCTAGTCCACTGTCTTCT cCTGTGGACAGGAACTTGCTGAATATTACTAGCTTCCAATCCAAGCGCAAACAG GTCACCTGCTTGGTGCATGAAGGGGTGGTGGATATAGTGTTCTGGACTGTAGGAAGGCTTTTGGtactgtccctcacagcatccttctggacaagcTGTCCAGCTGTGGATGAGCAG ATGGAATCACAGCACCCACCTGTCCAGAAACTCGTGACACCAAAGGCGATCTCTCTGTCAGGGAGTCGGACCCAGTATTTTAAACCATCTCTGACTCCAGCTACTGATTCCAGCAAAATTCACCAGAGGGTGGATATAAAGCACAAA GGCATGAGAGAGAAGAGTTCTCCTGCAGAACAGAGAATAAAACCATCTGAAAG TGTGACCCACCCCAAATTCAGTACTCCTGCATCCAATGGTCtgtctgcaggaggaggagtTGGTGGTGGCGGTGGCAAGATGAGAAGGGAAAGAGGGGTACACTATGTATCAAAACCTGGACAAGAACAAGAG GAAGTGGAGGAACCGGTACTACCAAAAGTACCCCTACCCATCAGTACTGCATCGCTGCCTTCCTTCAACTTTACTTTCCTTACCAGTAGTAGTGTCTCATCATCACCGAGCACTGTTTCCACAGCAGTGATGAACAAG gtaCAACCAGCAAGTAATGTTGGCAGTCCTGTGTTCAGATTTTCATCTCCAATTGTGAAATCTACTGAGGCAGAAGTGCTACCTCCATTGTCT CAGATGGGGTTTACATTTAGTGTTCCTGTTGTAAAATCAGCAGAGCTTTCTGGATCCAGTGATACACCAGTGACGTCCTTCCTTACTCTAG atactgCCACTGTAAACAGCATCAGcaataagaaggaaaaagaagaagaatacGATGGCCCCTCCAAACCTGTGAAGGTCTTAAAGGAAGGAAGTGTGTTAGACATTCTAAAAAGCCCTG gtTTTACGTCTGTGAAAACACACTCTCCAACATCTGCACAGCCTGTTACAAGCACAGTGGTCTATACAAGGCCTGCAATAAGTAGTTTTTCTGCAGTTAAAGACACCTCTAAACAAGCATCCTCATTTTGGCAGTCTGACCTACATGACCCATGTCTGCAGAACAAAACTACAGATGGCAAATGTGTAACATGCGAAGCTGCTAAAGTGTCCACAGTTGAGAGTACGAAACAGACAATAAGCTCAAGTCCATGTGTCGCCTCTAAGGCAGCCGTCCCTACAGCAGGGACACTGGGCTTTGAAGACAAATTTAAAACAGCACCCAACACATGGGATTGTGATACCTGTCTGGTCCAGAACAAACCTGAAGCTACGAAATGTATAGCATGTGAGACACCAAAGCCTGGAACGGGAGTAATGCCTGCTCTGACATTGCCAGTGGTCACAGACAACTCGGTGACAGTGACATCGTCTTCCACCAGCACTGACACAGCAGTCACTTTGGGGTTTGGAGACAAATTTAACAAGCCAAAAGGCTCTTGGGACTGTGCGGTGTGCCTTGTATCAAATAAGGCAGAAGACAGCAAATGTGTAGCTTGTCAGTCCGAGAAACCAG GGAGTTCAGTGCCTGTCACCAGTAGCAGTGTTTCTAcgttttctgcttcttctggaGGATTTCTGGATTTAGACAAATTCAAAAAGCCCGAAGGAAGCTGGGACTGTGAGGTCTGCTTGGTCCAAAACAAAGCGGAAGCCACAAAATGTATAGCCTGTGAATGTGCAAAGCCAGGCACCAAAGCAGAGGTCAAAG GATTTGGTACTGCTCCTGTGTCCACAAATGCTGCAATGCCATCATTTACCTTTGGTGTCCAGTCGTCCTCCTCTGAATCTGCTCATACGTTGGGTAGCACAGGAAACTTTAAATTTGGAGAACAGGGGAGCTTCAAGTTTGGCATTGCGTCCGAATCTGCATCCTCCAACACTGTGACTGGGGGATTTAAGTTTCCTGCTAGTTCAGGGGACTTCAAATTTGGACTTTCTTCCTCAGACTCTAAATCAGAtgacagtaaaaaagaaaataaaactaacagTTTTACCTTTGGACTTCCATCTACAAGCAGTCAGGCTCCTTCAACATTTCAGTTTGGGACAGCGAGCCTGGGacagcaggagaagaaagaggaacCAGTTTTGGGAGGCTTTGGTTTTGGCACAAGTTCGACTTCTTCCATAGCTACCAATGAGAATAAGACTGGAGTCAGTGGCTTCACTTTTGGAACTGTGGCAGAAAAGGAGGGAGCATCACCTGCGTTTCCATTTAAGAAATCAGATGAGAAAAAGGATGACACCCTTTCAACAAAGGGAGGCTTCTCTTTCGGCAGTGTGGAGTCTGCACCTGCCTCACAGTTTGTTTTGGGAaggacagaagagaaacaggacTCTGTCACTTCTGCTGCTTCACTAGCATTTGGAAAGAAAGCTGACAATGAAGAGTTAAAGGCACAACCTATCTTTTCAGCTGGGACCGCTGAGCATACCAAAGAGGAGAGCACAGCAAAACCTATGttcaatttcagttttgttaaacCATCAGAGAAGGAAAGTGAGCAGGCAAAGCCATCTTTCGCGTTTGGGGCACAAACCAGTACTTCAG ATCAAGGAGCAGCAAAGCCATCCTTCAGCTTCTTGAGCTCTAGTTCCTCCAGCACAGTCGTACCCACCACTTCAGCCAACAGCAGCAGTATGTTTGGCAGCACGCTCTCTTCCTCAAATCCTCTGCCGGTTCCCGCTCCCTTCGTGTTTGGACAACCCAGTAACACTGTGAGCAGCTCTGTTTTTGGCAGTTCCGCAGAATCTGCAGCATCTCAGTCATTTGGCTTCTctcaagaaaacaaaccagcaacCACATCTTCTAGCACTGGCACGGCTCatgcttcatttctctttgGTCCGGGAGCCAGCAGTACCAATGCAGCGAATTCAGGCTTTACCTTTGGAGCCACAACCACATCGAGTTCCACAG GGGCGTCCTCTTCGTTTGTGTTTGGCTCTGGGCCTCCAGCgcctgctgctggcccagcaTTTGGTGCCACTCAGCCACCGGCGTTTGGCCAGAGCCAGGGGTCCAGCCAGCCCAGCGCCCCAAGTTTTGGATCGCTGTCGACAACGTTGTTTTCAGCTAGTGCTcagcctgctcctcctgccttcGGCGCGGTGAcgagcagcacccagccctcgGTGTTCGGGCAGCAAGCGACCCCGCAGCCGGGTTTTGGCTCTGCTACCCCCAGTACCG